Proteins from a genomic interval of Arvicola amphibius chromosome 10, mArvAmp1.2, whole genome shotgun sequence:
- the LOC119824582 gene encoding keratin-associated protein 19-9b-like — MSYYYGNYYGGLGYGLGGLGYGYGSGYGFGGFGGLGYGYGSSYGLGGYGGYGYFRPSFYGRYGYSGFY; from the coding sequence ATGAGCTACTACTACGGCAACTACTATGGTGGCCTTGGCTATGGCCTTGGCGGCCTGGGCTATGGCTATGGTTCTGGCTATGGCTTTGGTGGCTTCGGTGGCCTGGGCTATGGCTATGGCTCCAGCTATGGCCTTGGGGGCTATGGTGGCTATGGCTACTTCCGTCCCTCTTTCTATGGAAGATACGGATATTCAGGATTTTACTGA